The following are encoded together in the Aciduricibacillus chroicocephali genome:
- a CDS encoding uracil/xanthine transporter: MDWTSLKKTSVWAGGVQWLFFIFANIVVIPLTVGQAFHLDHDKIGSLLQLSFIITGIACVAQAWIGHERAIMEGQSGLWWGIILTLVVTTSASGMSLKTLGGSLAVGIFISAALTIVIGLLGIGPYIAKLFNDAVMGVFMLLFGFQLIQIFLKGMLGLPFGKSTDASIDLKTTLFSIVLSALVIIVSIKAPKRFRSYALLVGIIVGWIGYALIFHTKSMSHTSGISVKVFPLGNPKWNTGVIVTAVIAGLLNLANTFGALKGTDDMYGNETTKGQYRRSLTISGLFQGIAGLLGLVPYAPFVSSIGFLQQTKIVDRLPYIIGGFLFFLVGIIPPAGHFFATMPLSVGSAVLFVAYVQLFNSHRSFIKNVSSNSLNVYRVAIPVFVGVVIMTLPSQYFSTMPDFLRPVAANGLLVGIILVLILEHVYNWNQLEDDDQDHEQKAENG; this comes from the coding sequence ATGGATTGGACCAGTTTGAAAAAAACGAGTGTATGGGCGGGAGGTGTGCAGTGGCTGTTCTTCATTTTTGCCAATATTGTCGTTATTCCCCTAACTGTCGGACAGGCCTTTCATCTGGATCATGATAAAATCGGTTCCTTGCTGCAACTCAGTTTCATTATTACAGGTATTGCCTGTGTAGCCCAAGCATGGATTGGTCATGAAAGAGCGATCATGGAAGGACAGTCGGGTCTCTGGTGGGGTATCATTCTGACGCTCGTTGTAACAACTTCTGCTTCGGGCATGTCACTCAAAACACTTGGAGGAAGTCTTGCCGTTGGGATTTTTATTTCTGCTGCATTAACTATTGTTATCGGTCTTTTAGGGATTGGTCCCTATATTGCCAAGCTCTTTAATGATGCGGTTATGGGAGTCTTTATGCTTCTATTTGGCTTTCAGCTCATTCAGATTTTCCTGAAAGGGATGCTTGGTTTGCCATTTGGAAAATCGACAGATGCAAGCATTGATTTGAAGACTACGCTTTTTTCCATTGTCTTGTCAGCTCTTGTCATTATTGTGAGTATTAAGGCTCCAAAACGATTTCGAAGTTACGCATTGCTCGTTGGAATCATCGTTGGTTGGATAGGTTATGCGCTTATTTTTCATACAAAATCGATGTCTCATACAAGTGGAATCTCTGTGAAAGTATTCCCGCTTGGCAATCCGAAATGGAATACGGGGGTAATTGTAACAGCTGTGATTGCTGGGCTTTTGAACTTGGCAAATACGTTTGGTGCTCTTAAAGGTACAGACGATATGTATGGTAATGAAACGACGAAAGGACAATATCGCCGTTCACTCACAATATCTGGTCTGTTTCAGGGGATTGCCGGTCTGTTGGGACTTGTCCCTTATGCACCTTTCGTCTCCTCAATCGGATTTCTGCAGCAGACGAAAATTGTTGATCGTCTGCCCTATATTATTGGTGGGTTCTTGTTCTTTTTAGTAGGTATTATTCCACCAGCTGGCCATTTCTTTGCGACGATGCCGTTAAGTGTTGGAAGTGCAGTATTATTCGTAGCGTATGTTCAGCTATTCAATTCACACCGCAGTTTCATCAAAAATGTCTCATCAAATTCATTGAATGTGTACAGAGTGGCAATACCGGTTTTTGTCGGTGTTGTAATTATGACTTTGCCGAGCCAGTATTTTTCTACAATGCCTGATTTCCTTAGACCGGTAGCTGCTAATGGACTTCTTGTCGGCATTATCCTTGTCTTAATTTTGGAACATGTCTATAACTGGAATCAGCTTGAAGATGATGACCAGGATCATGAGCAAAAGGCAGAGAATGGCTAA
- a CDS encoding methyl-accepting chemotaxis protein, which translates to MKRQSISRKVSFILCISIAVVLAITGILINLYTKNMIKQQIESEMGAQSRAVAAKIDQFFAQKGQVVNQLTSDQSVLRYLDSTKGRKDALQNRNYKDMNKALETVKEMNPEVAMVWVASEKGNFLTGTGNVLSDSDFELKERPWYESVHNAKGLYYTEPYMDQVFGKVIMSVMKVVEVDGKEVGIVAADLFLDSLPSIMEQYKIGNSGYGILTAPDGNVIYHPDNKHVLKPLADAGSDWRKLSEKMKSGADGLMEISGKNKDYYVGYEPVKSAGWSVATVLDQNEVYAPLHSMTVKVAVIFIIALILLVLLTYFLLRHMLKNIPVMSDVINKIAEGDLTQRITIDSNDELGKVAEDMNEMLDQVSEFIGVVQENAQQVAATSEQLNVSTDQTAQAAQVVAETVDSVNTGIMQQINRTSEASGTISKMSTTFEMISDESDAVARQSAIAVEKAKSGEESVESAQEQMETINEKVHATAQIISRLGERSSAIGQIVDTISEISGQTNLLALNASIEASRAGESGKSFTVVANEVKKLAEQSNAAAGEIAELIREVQVDTEEAVASIREGTTEVQKGSAAVGTAGEAFHAISDIVSRVSGQMNEFSSSIQDLSSGVKHIVDIIDDVDYLAQEARRDFENVAAATEEQTATLEEIASASHSSSERALELQDAISKFKV; encoded by the coding sequence ATGAAACGCCAAAGTATTTCAAGAAAAGTGTCATTTATACTCTGCATTTCAATTGCAGTAGTACTTGCGATAACAGGCATATTAATCAATCTGTATACAAAGAACATGATTAAGCAACAGATTGAAAGCGAAATGGGAGCACAGAGCAGAGCTGTTGCCGCTAAAATCGATCAATTCTTTGCTCAGAAGGGACAGGTTGTTAATCAGCTTACTTCTGATCAGTCTGTACTTCGTTACCTTGATAGTACAAAAGGACGAAAAGATGCTTTGCAAAACCGAAATTATAAGGATATGAACAAAGCGCTTGAGACCGTTAAAGAAATGAATCCAGAAGTAGCAATGGTCTGGGTGGCGAGTGAAAAGGGTAATTTTCTTACAGGAACTGGAAATGTGTTATCTGATTCAGATTTTGAGTTGAAAGAACGACCGTGGTACGAATCCGTACATAATGCAAAGGGTCTCTACTACACAGAACCATACATGGATCAGGTTTTTGGTAAAGTTATCATGAGTGTAATGAAAGTTGTTGAAGTTGATGGGAAGGAAGTAGGTATTGTTGCCGCTGATCTATTCCTCGATTCCCTTCCATCCATCATGGAGCAATATAAGATTGGTAATTCCGGATATGGCATTCTTACAGCACCGGATGGCAATGTTATTTATCATCCAGATAACAAGCACGTTCTTAAACCATTGGCTGATGCAGGAAGTGACTGGAGGAAACTGTCTGAAAAGATGAAATCCGGTGCAGACGGACTGATGGAGATCAGTGGTAAAAATAAGGACTATTACGTTGGATATGAACCAGTAAAATCAGCCGGTTGGTCAGTTGCGACAGTTCTGGATCAAAATGAAGTATACGCTCCGCTTCATAGTATGACGGTAAAAGTAGCAGTAATCTTTATTATTGCTCTTATATTGCTCGTACTGCTCACTTATTTCCTACTACGTCATATGCTTAAGAATATTCCGGTTATGTCTGACGTAATTAATAAAATCGCTGAAGGAGACTTGACTCAGAGGATTACAATTGATTCCAATGATGAACTTGGAAAAGTAGCGGAAGACATGAATGAAATGCTGGATCAGGTAAGTGAATTCATTGGCGTCGTACAGGAAAATGCACAGCAAGTTGCAGCTACTTCAGAACAACTTAATGTCAGCACGGATCAGACAGCTCAGGCAGCTCAAGTTGTTGCCGAAACTGTTGATTCAGTTAATACAGGTATCATGCAGCAAATTAATCGTACAAGTGAAGCGAGCGGTACAATTAGTAAGATGTCTACTACATTTGAGATGATTTCAGATGAATCTGATGCAGTTGCCCGTCAATCGGCTATCGCTGTTGAAAAGGCCAAAAGCGGTGAAGAATCTGTAGAATCAGCTCAGGAACAAATGGAAACAATTAATGAAAAGGTGCATGCGACAGCACAAATTATTTCTCGCCTTGGTGAACGTTCAAGTGCAATTGGACAAATTGTTGATACCATTTCAGAAATTTCAGGACAGACCAATCTCCTTGCTCTTAATGCTTCAATAGAAGCTTCGCGAGCCGGAGAAAGTGGTAAAAGCTTTACGGTTGTTGCAAACGAAGTGAAGAAGCTGGCTGAACAGTCAAATGCAGCTGCAGGAGAAATTGCAGAATTAATTCGTGAAGTCCAAGTCGATACAGAGGAGGCAGTCGCTTCCATCCGTGAAGGGACGACTGAAGTACAGAAAGGATCGGCTGCTGTTGGCACAGCCGGAGAAGCTTTTCATGCAATTTCAGATATTGTATCTCGCGTATCAGGGCAGATGAATGAATTCTCTTCATCTATTCAAGACCTGTCCTCAGGTGTCAAGCATATTGTCGATATTATTGATGATGTAGACTATCTTGCCCAGGAAGCAAGAAGAGATTTTGAAAATGTAGCCGCTGCGACTGAAGAGCAGACAGCAACTCTTGAAGAAATCGCATCAGCAAGCCATTCATCTTCTGAACGTGCACTAGAACTGCAAGATGCTATTTCAAAATTTAAAGTGTAA
- a CDS encoding general stress protein → MKPFIREYTNDEKLENDIQSLKDSSVDAENIYVISHDDDRTNRIAKNAGANTIGMKEMKMGSAISNVFKKKGDELRTKLKDIGFSQEDAENYEEKMDEGKVLLIVTNTDNPERYLV, encoded by the coding sequence TTGAAACCATTTATCAGAGAATATACAAACGATGAGAAACTAGAAAATGATATCCAATCGCTTAAGGACAGTTCTGTCGATGCGGAAAATATCTATGTGATTTCACATGATGATGACCGGACGAATCGCATTGCAAAAAATGCCGGAGCAAACACAATTGGCATGAAGGAAATGAAGATGGGCAGCGCCATTAGCAATGTGTTCAAGAAAAAAGGTGATGAGCTCCGTACAAAATTGAAGGATATAGGCTTCTCTCAAGAAGATGCAGAAAACTATGAGGAAAAAATGGATGAAGGGAAAGTTCTGCTGATCGTTACAAATACAGACAATCCTGAGCGTTATTTGGTATAA
- a CDS encoding VanW family protein produces the protein MFKFLIAIQTAFQFTHFPPEELTIFNEKGKPVQQIQREEAYHFLEDPLFINTRKIDELAAKLNEEVYQAPENAKLGEGNVILPEKTGRELDRQGFKRQYLEFLMEGREDSFKIPTKAVHPRVTAEILSEIQGQKIGSYTTYFPDRNKERTLNIKLAAKAIDSHVVFPGEQFSFNKVVGERTEERGYERAPVIIKGEFAEDIGGGICQVSSTLFNAVNLQGIKIIERYMHSRDVSYVPPGKDATVSWNGPDFVFVNSYNEPILIRASANNGKMHITIQTAEGAQAK, from the coding sequence ATGTTTAAGTTCCTTATTGCTATACAAACAGCCTTCCAGTTCACTCATTTTCCGCCTGAAGAATTAACAATTTTTAATGAAAAAGGAAAACCCGTTCAACAGATCCAGCGAGAGGAAGCTTATCACTTCTTGGAAGATCCGCTGTTTATCAATACGAGGAAAATTGACGAGCTTGCTGCCAAATTGAATGAAGAAGTATATCAGGCTCCTGAGAATGCCAAATTGGGCGAAGGCAATGTTATTTTACCGGAAAAGACAGGTAGAGAGCTTGACAGGCAAGGATTTAAAAGACAGTACCTTGAATTTTTGATGGAAGGAAGAGAGGATTCATTTAAAATTCCTACAAAGGCTGTTCACCCTCGTGTCACAGCAGAAATCTTATCTGAAATACAGGGTCAGAAAATTGGCTCTTATACGACTTATTTTCCAGACCGTAACAAGGAAAGAACTTTAAACATCAAGCTTGCAGCCAAAGCAATTGACAGTCATGTCGTCTTTCCTGGAGAACAGTTTTCCTTCAACAAAGTTGTTGGAGAGAGGACAGAAGAGAGAGGATATGAACGCGCCCCTGTAATTATTAAAGGGGAATTCGCCGAAGACATTGGAGGCGGTATTTGCCAAGTTTCGTCTACTCTTTTCAATGCGGTAAATTTGCAAGGAATTAAAATTATAGAACGTTACATGCATAGTCGGGATGTTTCTTATGTACCTCCAGGAAAAGATGCGACTGTAAGCTGGAATGGGCCTGACTTCGTATTTGTTAATTCTTATAATGAGCCGATCCTTATTAGGGCTTCAGCGAACAATGGAAAAATGCATATTACGATCCAAACAGCTGAAGGTGCTCAGGCAAAGTAA
- a CDS encoding CotY/CotZ family spore coat protein, producing the protein MTNKEYCHEQCVCRTVRKIIEAQDKVTKRNKHCSTGCEKSIRDLLKTSRPSRNEATTIPFVLYCKGTCKPFIVETIEHASMKCFDQKWYRCVKSPFLKAKKIILGSKCCAVVEILLPCNANGMSLHNKGNELSEFLCEKSPFKTIRFRETGICMTVDLEDFTAIRCLAATKPLPPESTSFHDMSSV; encoded by the coding sequence ATGACAAATAAAGAGTATTGCCATGAACAATGTGTTTGCAGAACAGTAAGAAAGATTATAGAAGCTCAAGATAAAGTTACAAAGAGAAATAAACATTGTTCAACGGGCTGTGAAAAATCAATTCGGGATTTGCTTAAAACAAGCAGACCTAGTCGAAATGAAGCGACAACTATTCCTTTTGTCCTCTATTGTAAAGGAACATGCAAACCATTCATTGTTGAAACAATCGAACATGCCTCCATGAAATGCTTCGATCAGAAGTGGTATCGCTGCGTGAAGAGTCCGTTTTTAAAAGCTAAAAAAATCATTCTTGGCAGTAAATGTTGTGCCGTTGTTGAAATCCTTCTTCCTTGTAACGCTAATGGCATGTCACTTCACAATAAAGGGAACGAGCTTAGTGAATTTCTCTGTGAAAAAAGCCCATTTAAAACGATTCGTTTCCGCGAAACCGGTATTTGTATGACAGTAGATCTTGAAGATTTCACAGCAATTCGCTGTCTAGCCGCCACAAAGCCACTCCCGCCAGAGTCTACTTCTTTCCATGATATGTCTTCAGTCTGA
- a CDS encoding thiol-disulfide oxidoreductase DCC family protein: MIVYYDSHCKLCTRTAAVWKKLDWRHKLIFQSFREQNNYPPEMEKEIHIKKNGKWKKGYPAVIAISKTLPLFWPAVPFLYIGKWLGIGSIIYKTIAKNRSFFPVGQCEDGKCNLPPKK, from the coding sequence ATGATTGTTTATTATGATAGCCATTGCAAGCTCTGCACACGTACAGCAGCTGTCTGGAAAAAGCTTGACTGGCGACACAAGCTAATTTTTCAATCTTTTCGAGAGCAGAACAATTATCCACCTGAGATGGAGAAGGAAATCCATATTAAAAAAAATGGAAAATGGAAAAAAGGCTACCCAGCCGTCATCGCCATTTCAAAGACATTGCCGCTTTTTTGGCCTGCAGTCCCTTTTCTTTATATAGGAAAATGGCTCGGCATAGGCAGCATTATTTATAAAACGATCGCTAAAAACAGATCCTTTTTCCCGGTCGGTCAATGTGAAGATGGTAAATGCAATCTTCCTCCTAAAAAATAA
- the mnmH gene encoding tRNA 2-selenouridine(34) synthase MnmH, whose protein sequence is MQQEYTIEELLELRESGKYALVDVRSPKEFQEASIPGAINIPVFSNEERSEIGTLYKQESPEAAKQRGLEIFSDKLPRFINDFQKLNKPVAVFCWRGGMRSKTATTVLDLMGVKAGRLKGGIRSYRQYVVKTMESYNLKSDLIVLNGYTGTGKTKLLHQLLDKGYPVIDLEQMAGHRGSIFGQIGLLPNNQKKFDSLLLQDLEKYKDKKHIIIEGESKRIGKVVLPEFFYSKKESGTQFFLHLPIDVRVANIMEDYKPEESPEQFLEAFQFIKRNIHSPIANEIQKLLEGKQFPKAIALLLEYYYDSRYEHAITQSEGETVHIHAESMEDAFQQLRSNLKNIKF, encoded by the coding sequence ATGCAGCAAGAATATACGATTGAAGAACTGCTTGAGCTAAGAGAGAGTGGAAAATATGCTCTAGTCGATGTACGTTCTCCGAAAGAATTTCAGGAAGCGAGTATTCCGGGCGCAATCAATATCCCTGTGTTTTCGAATGAAGAACGCTCAGAGATCGGTACACTATATAAACAGGAAAGCCCCGAGGCCGCGAAACAGCGCGGCCTGGAAATATTCTCTGACAAGCTGCCAAGGTTCATTAATGACTTCCAAAAATTAAATAAGCCTGTAGCAGTCTTCTGCTGGCGTGGTGGCATGAGATCGAAAACCGCGACTACAGTGCTGGATCTTATGGGTGTTAAAGCCGGAAGACTGAAAGGCGGCATCCGTTCCTACCGTCAATACGTCGTGAAAACGATGGAATCATATAACTTGAAATCCGATTTGATTGTTTTAAACGGATATACAGGTACAGGGAAAACAAAACTTCTTCATCAGCTTCTAGATAAAGGTTATCCTGTAATTGACTTGGAACAAATGGCGGGACATCGGGGGTCAATTTTTGGACAAATTGGTCTCTTGCCAAACAACCAAAAAAAGTTCGACTCCCTTCTTCTTCAGGATCTGGAGAAATATAAAGATAAAAAACATATCATTATTGAAGGTGAGAGCAAGCGAATTGGAAAAGTTGTACTCCCTGAATTCTTCTATAGCAAAAAAGAATCCGGAACTCAATTCTTCCTTCATTTGCCTATTGACGTACGTGTTGCAAACATAATGGAGGATTATAAACCCGAAGAAAGTCCTGAACAGTTCCTTGAAGCATTCCAATTCATAAAGCGGAACATTCATTCACCAATCGCTAATGAAATTCAGAAATTGCTTGAAGGAAAACAGTTTCCAAAAGCAATAGCATTGCTTCTGGAATATTACTATGATTCCCGTTATGAGCATGCCATCACACAATCAGAAGGTGAAACAGTCCATATTCATGCTGAATCGATGGAAGACGCATTCCAGCAACTACGCTCCAATCTGAAAAACATTAAATTTTGA
- a CDS encoding NAD(P)/FAD-dependent oxidoreductase, producing MYTKPKIVVLGAGYAGMVTTKRLTQLLSAEEAEIVLVNKHNYHYESTWLHEVAAGTINPNQARVMISDVINPNRVRLVYDAVVKVDKDNQRVELENGELDYDILVFALGFESNTFGIKGMKENAFAIEDIDSSRQIRDHIEYQFSRYNNSPEKDDASLAILVGGGGFTGIEFVGELSERVPELCKKYDIDRSKVRIINVEAGPTILPGFDEELVAYGKKSLEDRGVEFRLGAKISECTEEGFIVNDDELIKAGTVVWTGGVTGNSVLGNSGFELFRGKVNVNSDLRDPSSDHVFILGDCSWVMNEETGRPYPPTAQIAIQEADTAAANIKALLYGEPLQDFVFDNKGTVASLGKKDAMGTIFEGTKLYGRKAVYMKQIIDNRSLYIIGGPKLILKKGKFRLF from the coding sequence ATGTACACTAAACCGAAAATTGTCGTGCTTGGTGCCGGTTATGCGGGAATGGTAACGACAAAACGTCTGACTCAGCTTTTGTCAGCTGAAGAAGCAGAAATTGTGCTCGTCAATAAGCATAATTATCATTATGAATCCACTTGGCTTCATGAAGTCGCAGCTGGTACGATCAATCCGAACCAGGCGCGCGTCATGATTTCAGATGTAATCAATCCGAACAGAGTGCGTCTCGTATACGATGCGGTTGTAAAAGTGGATAAGGATAACCAGCGTGTGGAATTGGAAAACGGCGAACTTGATTATGATATTCTAGTATTCGCTCTCGGTTTCGAATCGAACACATTCGGTATCAAAGGTATGAAAGAAAATGCCTTTGCCATTGAAGACATCGATTCTAGCCGTCAAATCCGCGATCATATTGAGTATCAGTTCTCAAGATACAACAATTCTCCTGAGAAAGATGACGCGAGCCTAGCAATTCTAGTTGGAGGCGGCGGTTTCACAGGTATTGAATTCGTTGGAGAGCTTTCTGAACGTGTTCCGGAGCTTTGCAAGAAATACGATATCGATCGCAGCAAAGTCCGTATCATCAACGTGGAAGCTGGACCAACGATCCTTCCTGGTTTCGATGAAGAACTTGTGGCATACGGTAAAAAGTCATTGGAAGATCGCGGTGTCGAATTCCGTCTCGGTGCTAAAATTTCCGAATGTACAGAAGAAGGTTTTATCGTCAATGATGACGAACTTATTAAAGCTGGCACAGTTGTCTGGACTGGTGGCGTAACTGGAAACTCGGTCCTTGGCAACTCAGGATTCGAATTGTTCCGTGGTAAAGTGAATGTGAACAGTGACTTGCGTGATCCAAGCTCTGATCATGTATTCATCCTCGGTGACTGCTCATGGGTTATGAACGAAGAGACAGGCCGTCCTTATCCGCCAACTGCACAAATTGCAATTCAAGAAGCGGATACAGCTGCTGCGAATATTAAAGCACTTCTTTATGGTGAACCACTTCAGGATTTCGTATTCGATAATAAGGGTACTGTAGCATCTCTAGGTAAGAAGGATGCAATGGGCACTATCTTCGAAGGTACGAAATTGTATGGCAGAAAAGCGGTTTACATGAAACAGATTATCGACAATCGCTCACTTTATATTATTGGCGGTCCTAAGCTAATTCTCAAAAAAGGGAAATTCCGTCTATTTTAA